From Tautonia rosea, one genomic window encodes:
- a CDS encoding P-II family nitrogen regulator: MKLIIAIIQPTKLEAVKLALSKVEVHRLTVMDVQGFGRQRGFTEVYRGHEFTVNLLRKIELQIAVNEDFVEPTINAIISAARTGKDGAIGDGKIFILPLDDCIRIRTGECGPEAI, from the coding sequence ATGAAACTGATTATCGCGATTATTCAGCCAACAAAGCTGGAGGCTGTCAAACTTGCGCTCTCGAAAGTCGAAGTCCATCGATTGACCGTCATGGATGTTCAGGGGTTTGGACGACAGCGCGGCTTTACCGAGGTTTACCGGGGACATGAATTTACGGTGAATCTGTTGCGGAAAATTGAACTTCAAATCGCCGTCAATGAAGACTTCGTCGAGCCGACCATCAATGCCATCATCTCGGCGGCCCGCACGGGCAAGGATGGTGCGATCGGCGATGGCAAGATCTTCATCCTGCCGCTTGACGATTGCATCCGGATTCGCACGGGAGAGTGTGGACCCGAGGCGATCTGA
- a CDS encoding DUF3656 domain-containing U32 family peptidase, with translation MALVHRRGVRGYVTLNTLVFPAELERVEEIVRRVAAAGVDAVIVQDLGLARLIRSLTPDLEIHASTQMSITSAAGVRMAEELGCSRVILARELSLREIANVTKQTRLPVEVFVHGALCVAYSGQCLTSEALGGRSANRGECAQACRMEYEVIRDGERVDLGDISYLLSPQDLAAFDLIPELVALGVSSVKIEGRLKGPEYVANITRNYRKAIDAAISGQPDPISDRDIYEMEMSFSRGFSHGFFNGNNHKRLVRGDYAKKRGVFLGRVVEVVGDRVRVDLASPIKPGDGVVLDADSKRGAPEQGGRVYEVDRPGKGRRSVTTAVGAEGLTAGPALLGFGRRDFDLSRVVPGQRLWKTDDPELSKRLKKTFDGSSKRRVDLDLRVRAISGETLVMEGTTITGYHARVESAAPLNPAINRAADTDTIRSQLDRLGGSVYQLRSLDVTIEGAPMVPLSLLNELRRMLVDRLDDAAARAPQRTLAEPLVLPKLRESLRLRADLMGDTAGAPEPQLLALCRTVEQVEAARMSGVSTLYLDFHDIKRYKEAVAIARQGEGTPEVWIATTRIEKPGEANLFRFLARQGADGLLVRNAGGIAFCTHQGIPFVADFSLNAANDLTVEWLKARGASRVTASYDLSADQLFDLIRVTPPAWLEVVVHQQIPMFHMEHCVFCAVLSPGTNKTNCGRPCDRHEVSLRDRVGKEHPLTADIGCRNTLYNAVPQTAAEFLPGLIRKGLRSLRVEFLNDSPEAVERILGLYQDAIAGRCDARLLWKALKATNHYGVTRGQLAVL, from the coding sequence ATGGCCTTGGTGCATCGTCGGGGGGTCCGGGGGTATGTCACGCTCAATACCCTGGTCTTCCCGGCGGAGTTGGAGCGAGTTGAGGAGATCGTTCGACGAGTTGCCGCCGCCGGAGTGGACGCGGTCATTGTGCAGGACCTCGGACTCGCCCGATTGATTCGAAGTCTCACGCCGGATCTGGAGATTCACGCCTCGACTCAGATGTCGATCACGAGCGCCGCCGGGGTTCGGATGGCGGAGGAGCTAGGTTGCTCGCGCGTCATCCTGGCTCGCGAGCTGTCCCTCCGTGAGATCGCAAATGTCACGAAGCAGACCCGGCTTCCGGTCGAGGTGTTCGTTCACGGTGCGCTCTGTGTTGCCTATTCCGGACAGTGCCTAACGAGCGAGGCCTTGGGTGGGCGGTCGGCGAATCGAGGGGAGTGTGCCCAGGCTTGCCGGATGGAATATGAGGTGATCCGAGACGGAGAACGGGTCGATCTGGGAGACATCTCCTACTTGCTCAGCCCTCAGGATCTTGCGGCGTTTGATCTGATCCCGGAGCTGGTTGCGCTTGGTGTCTCAAGTGTGAAGATCGAGGGCCGGCTCAAGGGGCCCGAGTACGTTGCCAATATCACGAGGAACTACCGGAAGGCCATTGACGCCGCCATCAGTGGTCAGCCCGACCCGATCAGCGATCGCGACATCTACGAGATGGAGATGTCGTTCTCCCGAGGGTTCAGCCACGGCTTTTTCAATGGGAATAATCACAAACGCCTGGTACGAGGCGATTACGCCAAGAAGCGAGGCGTGTTCCTGGGACGGGTGGTCGAGGTCGTTGGCGATCGGGTTCGGGTGGATCTCGCCTCTCCGATCAAGCCCGGGGATGGGGTGGTCCTTGACGCCGATTCCAAGAGAGGGGCTCCGGAGCAAGGTGGGCGGGTTTATGAGGTCGATCGACCCGGGAAGGGTCGTCGATCGGTGACGACCGCCGTAGGTGCGGAAGGGCTCACCGCTGGACCGGCGTTGCTTGGGTTCGGTCGTCGCGACTTCGATTTGAGTCGGGTTGTTCCCGGCCAGCGGCTCTGGAAAACGGATGATCCGGAGCTGAGCAAGCGCCTGAAAAAAACCTTTGATGGCTCGTCGAAACGGCGAGTGGATCTTGACCTTCGTGTGCGGGCCATTTCGGGCGAAACGCTGGTGATGGAGGGGACGACGATCACGGGCTATCATGCCCGAGTGGAGTCTGCCGCTCCGCTCAATCCCGCAATCAATCGGGCTGCTGACACCGACACGATTCGAAGCCAGCTTGATCGGCTCGGAGGCTCAGTGTATCAGCTTCGATCGCTGGACGTGACGATTGAAGGGGCTCCCATGGTTCCACTCAGCCTCTTGAACGAGCTGAGGCGGATGCTTGTCGATCGACTCGATGACGCTGCCGCGAGGGCTCCCCAACGAACCCTCGCCGAACCCCTGGTCTTGCCGAAGCTCAGGGAATCGCTCCGATTGCGCGCGGACCTGATGGGGGATACGGCCGGTGCACCTGAGCCCCAGTTGCTCGCCCTCTGCCGAACCGTTGAGCAGGTCGAAGCCGCACGCATGTCTGGAGTTTCGACGCTTTATCTCGACTTTCACGATATCAAGCGCTACAAGGAGGCCGTGGCGATTGCTCGGCAAGGAGAAGGAACTCCGGAAGTCTGGATCGCCACCACTCGGATCGAGAAGCCCGGAGAGGCAAACCTGTTCCGCTTTCTGGCCAGGCAGGGGGCGGATGGTCTTCTGGTGCGTAATGCCGGCGGAATTGCGTTTTGTACGCATCAAGGGATTCCGTTCGTCGCGGATTTTTCTTTGAACGCCGCGAACGATCTGACGGTTGAATGGTTGAAGGCACGGGGAGCGTCTCGGGTTACGGCATCGTACGACCTGAGTGCGGACCAGTTGTTTGACTTGATCAGGGTCACTCCTCCGGCGTGGCTGGAGGTTGTCGTTCATCAGCAGATTCCGATGTTCCATATGGAGCATTGTGTCTTTTGCGCGGTGCTGTCGCCCGGAACGAACAAGACCAATTGCGGCCGACCCTGTGACCGTCATGAGGTGTCGCTCCGAGATCGTGTCGGAAAGGAACACCCCTTGACGGCCGACATTGGTTGCCGGAATACGCTCTACAATGCCGTTCCGCAAACTGCGGCCGAATTTTTGCCAGGCTTGATCCGCAAAGGACTTCGGTCGTTGAGGGTCGAGTTCCTGAATGACAGCCCGGAGGCAGTCGAGCGGATCCTGGGGCTTTATCAGGATGCCATCGCGGGCCGTTGTGATGCCCGGTTACTCTGGAAAGCTCTGAAGGCGACGAATCACTACGGAGTCACCCGAGGTCAACTCGCGGTGCTCTGA
- a CDS encoding response regulator, whose amino-acid sequence MSDRETHAPKGPDGILLCQDLIFTSKITGTARELGYRVLVAGTDPLAQSMLEQWRPKVVLVDLSHPHFAKPDVLLAYRKIVPTARFLAFGSHVDVKSLSAARDVGCDPVLPRSKFTAELPELIQTYLGEASCET is encoded by the coding sequence ATGAGTGATCGTGAGACACATGCCCCCAAAGGACCGGATGGCATCTTGCTCTGTCAGGATCTGATCTTCACGAGCAAGATCACCGGAACGGCCCGAGAGTTGGGTTATCGAGTCCTCGTCGCGGGGACGGACCCACTTGCTCAATCGATGCTCGAGCAGTGGCGCCCCAAAGTGGTTCTTGTCGACCTGTCCCATCCCCACTTTGCGAAACCAGACGTCCTGCTGGCTTATCGGAAAATCGTCCCGACGGCTCGTTTTCTCGCGTTCGGATCGCACGTGGATGTGAAATCCCTGTCGGCGGCGCGAGACGTTGGTTGCGATCCGGTCCTTCCTCGGAGTAAATTCACAGCTGAATTGCCGGAACTCATCCAGACTTATCTTGGCGAGGCGTCCTGCGAGACTTGA
- a CDS encoding alpha/beta fold hydrolase, producing the protein MAPSIVLKAALLLGGVHPAPTIEPSEFQDLFLASYDGTLELDESLAKRIQGFRYIFVLGLMNERSPGYLDQNVRELEAMGVPSNRIHRIAPSSNASFRENLDEIRAAFKKVADQGPEPLVVIGHSRGACDALAFALHEAEFVSERVIALFLVQGPFGGSGAADYVLGSGVPMDRKISPPARALANLFRNAAARKLERGKHSGIVDLTSDASDHFWKRLLASRRSAIPIVSPRTFYIEATVPPSRQPPFRRPVARYLEAYYGPNDGLVAAGDQYLPELGTRLGILEVSHMDLTHRFPAGRPQRRLRGALVQAIVVAVARLDEADRSSVDQVSQDASPR; encoded by the coding sequence TTGGCACCATCCATCGTGCTGAAAGCGGCCTTGCTGCTTGGAGGAGTTCACCCGGCTCCAACAATTGAACCATCCGAGTTTCAAGATTTGTTTTTAGCCTCGTATGATGGCACGCTCGAACTGGATGAATCGCTTGCCAAACGCATTCAGGGCTTTCGTTACATCTTCGTGCTGGGCCTGATGAATGAGCGATCCCCTGGCTATCTCGATCAGAATGTTCGGGAATTGGAAGCAATGGGAGTCCCTTCGAACCGAATTCACCGCATTGCTCCCAGCTCAAATGCGAGCTTTCGAGAGAATCTGGACGAGATCCGGGCCGCTTTCAAGAAGGTTGCAGATCAAGGTCCGGAACCGCTCGTGGTGATCGGACACAGTCGAGGGGCATGCGACGCCCTTGCATTTGCCCTGCACGAAGCCGAGTTCGTCAGCGAACGCGTGATTGCATTGTTCCTGGTTCAAGGTCCCTTCGGTGGAAGCGGAGCGGCAGATTACGTGCTCGGAAGTGGAGTCCCGATGGATCGGAAAATCTCCCCTCCCGCGCGGGCCCTCGCAAACCTCTTTCGCAATGCAGCAGCACGAAAGTTGGAACGAGGGAAGCATTCAGGCATCGTCGATCTGACCAGCGATGCATCGGATCACTTCTGGAAACGGCTTCTTGCATCTCGAAGGTCCGCGATTCCCATCGTCAGTCCTAGGACGTTTTACATTGAGGCTACCGTCCCTCCCTCTCGACAGCCTCCCTTCCGACGCCCCGTCGCTCGCTATCTCGAAGCCTACTATGGGCCAAATGACGGGTTGGTCGCTGCGGGAGACCAGTACTTGCCCGAACTGGGCACTCGGCTCGGAATTCTGGAGGTCAGTCACATGGATCTGACCCATCGGTTCCCCGCCGGCCGACCTCAGCGTCGGCTCCGAGGAGCACTCGTCCAGGCGATTGTCGTCGCCGTTGCTCGTCTCGATGAGGCAGATCGTTCCTCGGTCGATCAAGTCTCGCAGGACGCCTCGCCAAGATAA